The DNA region ccttcaaagacCCTCTAATTGATCATGATTATTTGAAAGTGaaattatggatttttaaaaaaaaatctgattgatatggtttggtttgaAATTCTTCCAAAATGAAGTAATCTCTTTTCCTGATTAATAAAAATAGTGTACTGAATATATAGTCGAGATGTTCTTCATGCTTTAGAATTCTCTTTCTGAGCTTTCTCATTGCATAGATCTATTGGGGGCAGACTGGTTATGTATAAAAAAACCATGGGAAGAAGTTTAGCACTGGCTTCTAAACACATGCTGGAAATGGTGTTTTGAACACTTCCCTGCCCTACCTTTACTTACTCATTGatctctttctttaaaatgaagtTGTTAGAGAAATTCTGTATGAGAGCACTGgtttttattgtattatagtAAGACTTCATGCCAATCATTTCTTGGCCAGTATTCCGTTTCCTGTTATGTGTTTGAAATATTCTGATTTTAGTTTGTGGtctatattttcttccttgaatAGTATGTCTGAACTAGACCTACTAGAAGATTTTTTAGGTATCTTTGCATTTTATACACGTTTAGATAGtatctgtatatttttctttaatatatgtaaagaaaatgtgataattaAAATGTGTGAAATTTAATGTGTTCACAAAACCTCTAAAAGATCAAGAAACAGTACCTTAAAAAACTTCTGTTGTTTCTAGGCCTAATGCCAATGGTTCAAATGTACAGTTACAGCTGAAATTCAAGTTTCCTCCAGCAGAGAGAGTTAGCATGAGGACTAGAATCAAGGCTATATTACATCAGATGTTGAAAAACAACATGGCATCCTGGAACGCAGTTCCCGCTTCCATTAAACTCAAGGGTATTTGGcttatttccattattttctatGACATAggtttttttctggatttttttttaaaaagtactaaaaagTGAACTAAAAGTTTTagtaatttggggaaaaaaatatgcGTACCTAACTCCGTCACCCCTAGCAATGACTTGGTAGTGGAAAGCGCAGTGCCAAGGAATCATTGTCTCAAGAATGATAGAAATGAGGGTTACATTGCAAGCATGGATGTAAGTTTGGAAGGGTTTGGCTATTATGCATGGGAAAGGGGGTGAAGGGTTCTAACTgaagcatcttttatttttgagatggagtcttgctctgttgcccaggctggagtgcagtggcaccatctccgctcactgcaacctctgcctcccaggttcaagcaattctccgcctcagtctgggactacaggcgtccgccaccatgcctggctaatttttttgtatttttgatagacaGGGGGTTTTATcacgttagtcaggctggtctcaatctcttgaccttgtgatccgcccgcctcggcctcccagagtgctgggattacaggcgtgagccacggagcccaggcaaagtatttttcttttcttctccctacTTTTGTCATGATCgcatgacagaaagcagatttaGGGCTTTCTTGGTCTTTCAGTAAGGAGACTGCAGGAGTAAGAACAATGTTGGGGATGGGAGTTCTTATCGATTCTTGTGAGAAAACTGGAGTAATaccacttttaaagaaaaaaaaaaactgtctggAAAATTCCCtagaaaataagggaagaaaatgaTAAGATTTTGCCTCCTTACAGAAAGTGAAGTTTGTAAAGATCGTGAAGGTTCTGCAAAGGTCTTGAAACTGTCACTTGGATTGCTAAAAGGTCAGCTAGGTGATAAGCATGTGGTTTCAGTGTCCAGTTTCATGGTTCTTGCAGCCAGACTATTAATCCTAGCGTCCTTGAGGACTTGAAAGGCCAGCAACATCTGCCAGTTACTGCTCCTTTGCCACACGATAAAGATCCCGTCACCAGTGAACCACTAGTAAGAAGTGAACCTGAGGTataacttttcaaaaaagcaataaaatttttCTGTGAGTAGCTTTTGGGAAAGAGGGATACATTGTTTACTCTCTTTCTGTGTCCCATAGAGTATAGTCAGCATTTTGTGGTGTTTCTTtagtttcctcctcttctccttctctctgaagTCTTTTACTAATAGGacaaagatttaaatttaagttctCAAAATTTCATGATTCATTCTTAGTAAGGAGATTTCCCTAAAAAGCAGGATAGGCCCAATGAAGTATaattttaattgggacatttttccttaaaatatatataattctcaGCATTTCAGAGTAAAGAGAATTATCATGGGGAAGAAATCCCTGCCATGATCTCTTAAAGATATTTGTAAGGGTGCCAGCTTCTTACAGCACTGAATATTTTACTTCGATAATcataaaactgatttttgttttttattcctttttctcttttcctaggCTACCTAGCAGAGATATGGAGAGATGGCTATAATGTAACAAACAAGAGTCAGAGGGGCTGAAAATACCTGAACTACTCCAAATAGTTAAATGTTGGACAATATTGGGTTAGGAAAGTTAGCATTTATGTTCTTAGGTTGAAGTCAATTGCTTGGTGGTATTTGGtcaatttcatattttgttttgtttttcactttcagaaatcAGCAAGGCTGCTTCTGAAATGCTTACCAACAATTGTAAGTTAAGgacctttttattataaatttgatGAATTCAGAggtattttctcattatttttctattaaaatatttgaaatatatcatGTGGAAATCCCATGACACACTTTCCGAATTACTGGATATACCAGATATTGACTTAGaatttctctttgaaaaacactggtctattaattttaacatttatttaaacatatataaaaagttaaataagatTTGATTCCAAATAATACAATTGTGAGTGAAAAGtatcatatttaaatatgttaaaatgagAAAGACTGAAGGAAATGACAATTTAggataagaagaaaatataaaacctggctatataaaatatatttattaaagataaaaacagTTCTGCGtcttaaacattattattatgttttgctTTAGAGGCGGGATGTTGCTATGTTgtgtgggctggagtgcaattcaCAGTTGCAATTATAGTGGACTAcagcctggaactcttgggctcaagtaatcctcctgcctcagcctcccaagtagctgggcctaatGGGAGCACATCACTGTCCGGTtacatcttttaaatatattctctttAGAGTATCATGTTGTCCACAAGatacattcatgcattcattcactccatGGATATTCATGGAGTGTCTTTTGTTCACATGGTGTCTTAACAGACAGCAGTGCATATACTATGCAAGATGTAGACACCAATGAAGCAAAGTCTCCACCTTCAAGAATCTGCTTAGAGACAAGAGTTATAACACATAGACACAACAAAAGATAGTGGTTGAAAGATGTTTGAGACTGGAAAAGAGGATAAGTAAGAACCACTCAAACCAAGATAGAATACAGAACCAACACAGGAATATCCTGTAGGAAAGAAACATCATCAATTAGAAGATGTTGAATAATCACTGAAGggtttcaagtaatttttaatgatatattttttataatgcaTAATCAATGATACCTGCTCTTGTGTAAATTAATCCTTTCTCTAGGTTGTGGGAGACAACTAGCCAGCAATATCGTAACTGACAACAGAATTGTGAATGGAAAAAGTGCCCTGTTGGGGGCATGGCCATGGCAGGCCAGCATGCAATGGAAAGGCCATCACTACTGTGGAGCCTCTCTGATCAGCAGCAGGTGGCTATTATCTGCAGCTCACTGCTTTGTTAAGTAAGTTTGAACATTTGACTAAATGAAGGATGCTGGGTGCAAAACTATTTTGGATAGTATGTAGGGGTTAACTTAATGTGTCAAGGTTCACCAAGACCATATGAAATTTACAATCACATAGAACATTTACGATCACCTGCATAATTAAAGAGCAGGAAAAGCGTTTAAAttagggaaaggagagaaaagcgAATTGAAGTATTAACATTTTCCAAATAGGTACCTTGGCCTGACATTAAGTGCTTTACTtaacatcatttcatttaatcacAACATTCAATTCTGAGTGGAAGGCACAGTTTAAACTATatgaagatgaggaaaccaaggctcactCAGGAAAGGTGACAAATCTTGGCTAAGATCACTCggctcttttgtttgtttgctttttgagatgtagtctcactctgttgcccacgctggagtgcaatggtgcgatctcagctcactgcaacctctgcctcctgggttcaaatgattctcctgcctcagcctctcgagtagctgagattacaggcacgcgtcactgtgtccagctaattcttgtatttttagtagagatggggttttaccatgttagtcggactggtctgttttgttttgttttgttttgtttttgttttgtttttgttttgttttcagtcagactggtcttgaactcctgacctcgggtcacccgcccgcctcggcctcccaaattgctgggattataggaataaGCCGCCATGGCCAGCCTAGCtcttaaataatagaaattgaaTGTGAATTCAAGTATGTCTGACTCCAGTTACTAGGTGCTTCCTTGTCTTGCCATCCAGAAATTTATAATCTagttgaaaaaatttaaatgtcataTATTAAAAGTACAAGGCTGCACAGTGTTGTAAACATGACATGTATTACAAAGATAGTAAGTACTATGGAAATTTGAAGAAGAAAGCATATCCATCTGATGTAAAATTTAACCTGGACCCCAAAATTGAGTATATCCAAAGGAAGATAAATTGTTCTACGAAAAAGACATATGCACCGGTATGTACACCACAGctgtatttacaatagcaaaaacattaaTTCAACCTAGATGTCCAGCaatggtgaactggataaagaaaatatgggtaatatataccatggaatactatgcagccataaaaaagaataaaatcatggactttgcaggaacatggatgcagttgcAGGCTATTATCCTAGCTAAATGAATTAACGctggaacagaaaattaaataccacagttctcccttataagtgagagctaaacattgagtacatatggatACAAGGAAGGTAACAATAGACAttagggcctacttgagggtggtaGAAGGGTGAGGGTCAAAAAAGTAGCTATTGAAACCGAGGGTATGTGGCAATAAGACTAATTTTGGACCCCATCCACTTATGGGATTGAGGATGCTCATGTGATTCCTGACCAAATTAAATGTTCAGAAACTGTATGGAACTGAAGAAGCAGGGGAAAATATCAGTGACTCTACTTGAAAGGATCTGCAGAAAGCTGACAAGTCAGAGTCCTCAGCATTATTTTTATGTGACTGCAACATTTACAACAGCTCCATGTCaaagatatttttccaaatagaatTTTAGTGGGTTATAGTGTTGTTTGGAAACCTCATGCCTTAAATTTGTGAGATAATCACCACTACGAACACTGTTGTGACCCAGAAACCGAGTGTATTCTAATAACATTGTGTCCTctaggaaaaataattcaaaagattgGACTGTCAACTTTGGAATTGTAGTAAATAAACCATATATGACACGGAAAGTCCAAAACATTATTACTCATGAAAATTATAGCAGTCCTGGGCTTCATGATGATATTGCCCTTGTGCAGCTTGCTGAAGAAGTTTCTTTTACGAAATACATTCGCAAGATTTGTCTCCCTGACGCCAAAATGAAGCTCTCAGAAAATGACAGTGTTGTCGTTACAGGATGGGGAACACTTTACATGAATGGTAAGTttttttataaaatcataataGCTGCATGGGAATAACTATTTAATCAATCAATCATCCCCTCATGAAATTAATCCATCAGTAAATATACTGAAACGAAAACCAAGTGGTAGGACAAAAAGCATGATGTCAAATTGTCTTCACTTCCTAAAATATCTCTAGGAATAGGAAttggaaaaattgaaattatgttAGGCAGCCAACAATTACAAACACCTGAAAGAGACTAATCTAACCTGGGACTGGCCTGACTCTTGGTGACCAAGAGAATCTGCTTTATGCTATAGATATTCTTTGTCCCAGCAAAGTCTAAGATCTGCATAATATGCAGTACTTACTGCTTTTAGGTTCATTTCCAGTGATACTTCAAGAAGCCTTTTTGAAGATTATTGACAACAAAATTTGCAATGCCCCGTATGCATACTCTGGTTTTGTGACTGATACAATGTTATGTGCTGGATTTATGTCAGGAGAAGCTGATGCATGTCAGGTATGTCTAGTTACATTAACCAATTGTTTTCTCCCAAACAGTTAATCAAATGGGAGTTTTTatccacataaaatatttttttgtgttaAGGATATTGACATAGTAGCTTTGTATTTCAATACACTAAAATCTATTAATATGTTAATCCCATTTATGTACGAGACACTAGCCTACATGCTAGGGATGTGGAGGTGAACACACTCCTGCCCTTGTGAAGTTTCCAATCTAGGAATTCATACAAAGAATAATACTTAGAAGAAGTTTGCAAGATGAATTTTGTCCTACTTTCTGGGCAACCTGCAGACCTAGAATGTTGTCTTCTCTTTATCCAGAGATGCATCAGGAATCTGGGCATGTGCCTATGCTACTCGTTCCTCAGAGGCTTCATCATAGAGACTTAAGCTCAGTGCAAGCAGCTAAGTCACCTTCTCCATATTCAAGCTGCACTCATTATATAAGTCAAACTCTGGTTTGCTCAAGTCAACATTTGGCAGTTTTAGGCCATATACTCTGGTTTGTAGCTGTCTTgcgtttaaaaaaaatcttaagggttTCAGAGTTCTAAGCCCAATTAGAGTGAATTGGTTTCAGTGCCCAGGAGGTATTGACAACTCCACAGGAGAGGTAAAAGGAAATTTTTTGTTAAGATaaggaacatttttttcttttcttcttctagaatGATTCTGGTGGACCACTAGCTTACCCTGATTCCAGAAATATCTGGCATCTTGTTGGAATAGTAAGCTGGGGTGatggatgtggtaaaaagaaTAAGCCAGGTGTCTATACTCGAGTGACTTCTTATCACAATTGGATTATATCCAAGACTGgactctgaaagaaaaggaattataCAAAGGAACATAAAGACAACTGCAGGCTATCCTTATCTGTGGCttcagaatgtttttattttgattgttgGTAAactaattgttttattatatataaaaatataaatgtctttattactattttgttATATCTAAAACACTGTCCTTgcatttattaatcttttaaattaatgTAAGAGATAGGAAGAGGCTGGGTGTAGTGCCTTATGCCTAtgatcctagaactttgggaggccaagagaggcggattgcttgagcccagaagtttgagggcAGCCTGGGAAACGTGACTAAATCtgagctattcaggaggctgaggtgggaggattgcttgagcccagcaggtcaaggctgtgATGAttt from Piliocolobus tephrosceles isolate RC106 chromosome 3, ASM277652v3, whole genome shotgun sequence includes:
- the LOC111555803 gene encoding transmembrane protease serine 11B → MYRHGISSQRSWSLWTVIFTFLGVAAILGVTIGLLVHFLAVEKTYYYQGDFHISGVTYNDNCENAASQANTNLSKDIETKMLNAFQNSSIYKEYIKSEVIKLLPNANGSNVQLQLKFKFPPAERVSMRTRIKAILHQMLKNNMASWNAVPASIKLKEISKAASEMLTNNCCGRQLASNIVTDNRIVNGKSALLGAWPWQASMQWKGHHYCGASLISSRWLLSAAHCFVKKNNSKDWTVNFGIVVNKPYMTRKVQNIITHENYSSPGLHDDIALVQLAEEVSFTKYIRKICLPDAKMKLSENDSVVVTGWGTLYMNGSFPVILQEAFLKIIDNKICNAPYAYSGFVTDTMLCAGFMSGEADACQNDSGGPLAYPDSRNIWHLVGIVSWGDGCGKKNKPGVYTRVTSYHNWIISKTGL